A single Desulfovibrio piger DNA region contains:
- a CDS encoding amidohydrolase has protein sequence METAEKIIQWRRELHRHPEEGWTEFWTTGFVARQLADMGLAPRVGQEVIDPAARMGLPVPGVEARARQRALAEGLEPCWLERMGRTTGLVADAGPADAPLALVLRCDMDALPLMEAQEASHRPVREGFASRHEGLCHACGHDGHMALGLGLAALLTAPGAAPLRQRVRLLFQPAEEGVRGAASMIAHVAGARHFLAVHIGLGAPRSGDLVTGVGAFLATSKFDVRFTGRAAHAGAAPEQGRDALKGAASALLGLHALPRHGHGTSRICVGRLEGGSSRNTVPASAFMACETRGNTSEVNDDMLRRARDVIAGAAAMHGLEWRLDVVGGAPSAASDAAFADLLARCARDLPPDARGGGCFAPSRIRERGDMGASDDATTLMRAVQAQGGLAAYAFLGADLAAGHHQPDFDFDEAVLWPGVRWLEKVCRELAG, from the coding sequence ATGGAGACGGCGGAAAAGATCATCCAATGGCGGCGGGAGCTGCACCGGCACCCGGAAGAAGGCTGGACGGAATTCTGGACCACGGGTTTCGTGGCCCGGCAGCTGGCGGACATGGGCCTTGCCCCGCGTGTGGGGCAGGAGGTCATCGACCCTGCCGCGCGCATGGGCCTGCCCGTGCCCGGGGTCGAAGCCCGGGCACGGCAGCGGGCGCTGGCGGAAGGTCTGGAACCGTGCTGGCTGGAGCGCATGGGCCGGACCACGGGCCTGGTGGCCGATGCGGGCCCGGCGGACGCGCCCCTGGCGCTGGTGCTGCGCTGCGACATGGACGCCCTGCCGCTGATGGAAGCGCAGGAGGCTTCCCACCGGCCCGTGCGCGAGGGCTTCGCCTCCCGGCATGAGGGCCTGTGCCATGCCTGCGGCCATGACGGCCATATGGCCCTGGGCCTGGGGCTGGCGGCCCTGCTGACGGCGCCGGGCGCGGCCCCCCTGCGGCAGCGGGTGCGCCTGCTGTTCCAGCCTGCCGAGGAAGGCGTGCGCGGCGCGGCGTCCATGATCGCCCATGTGGCGGGGGCGCGGCATTTCCTGGCCGTGCACATCGGTCTGGGGGCCCCGCGCAGCGGCGATCTGGTCACCGGTGTGGGCGCCTTTCTGGCCACCAGCAAATTCGATGTCCGCTTCACGGGCCGGGCGGCCCATGCGGGCGCGGCCCCCGAACAGGGGCGGGACGCCCTCAAGGGCGCGGCGTCGGCCCTGCTGGGCCTGCATGCCCTGCCCCGTCACGGTCACGGCACCAGCCGCATCTGCGTGGGGCGCCTGGAAGGCGGCAGCAGCCGCAACACCGTGCCCGCCTCGGCCTTCATGGCCTGCGAGACGCGCGGCAACACCAGCGAGGTCAATGACGACATGCTGCGGCGCGCCCGGGACGTCATCGCGGGCGCGGCCGCCATGCACGGGCTGGAATGGCGGCTCGACGTGGTGGGCGGCGCGCCTTCGGCGGCGAGCGACGCGGCCTTCGCGGACCTGCTGGCCCGCTGCGCCCGGGACCTGCCGCCCGATGCCCGGGGCGGAGGCTGCTTTGCGCCGTCCCGGATCCGTGAGCGGGGCGACATGGGCGCCAGCGATGACGCCACGACCCTGATGCGGGCCGTGCAGGCGCAGGGCGGGCTGGCGGCCTATGCCTTCCTGGGGGCCGATCTGGCGGCCGGGCACCATCAGCCGGATTTTGATTTCGACGAGGCCGTGCTCTGGCCCGGCGTGCGCTGGCTGGAAAAGGTCTGCCGGGAGCTGGCCGGCTAG
- the ggt gene encoding gamma-glutamyltransferase, whose translation MMERRKFLYSALAAASLAAIPAARSSASATTTTARREGSSPMTPSQRQNPMSCNGMVTSPHYLASQAGLDILRRGGTAIDAAVATAATLAVVYPQMCTLGGDNFWLIYDARAGRMKALNASGRAGEKASIDFYRGRGLTKIPARGYLAANTVPGVVSGWDEAWKYSRSALGSQLSFASLLDTARELAERGFPVSTSLAWWSKVDTDPTDQEFRNLQRYPGFAATYLKDGKPYGLGEIMRLPELAATLALLADKGADEFYKGSIAAAIAADLEKNGGLLTARDFARHTADWVEPISVPYRDCRAYNFPPNTQGMASLEILNILNNFDLSRIQEGSADYYHLIIEATKEAFLDRDTYLSDPAFVDIPLERLLSAGHGKRQAARIRMDRAASNLAPLDPKGDTIWLGVVDGQGNAVSLIQSIYHDFGSGIVPRGTGVLLQNRGSFFSLDPAHVNCLEPGKRTFHTLNPAMLLRDGKPFLVYGTMGGEGQPQTQAAIATRVLDYGMTPQEAIDAPRWLYGRTWGKASNDLKLEGRIPADVADELARRGHPVRRVEDYTDTMGHAGAIRIDPQTGVLQGGTDPRGDGLACGY comes from the coding sequence ATGATGGAAAGACGAAAGTTCCTGTATTCGGCACTGGCCGCGGCCTCGCTGGCGGCCATCCCGGCCGCGCGGAGCAGCGCGTCCGCCACCACCACGACAGCACGCAGGGAAGGGAGCTCGCCCATGACACCTTCCCAGAGACAGAACCCCATGAGCTGCAACGGCATGGTCACATCGCCGCACTATCTGGCCAGCCAGGCCGGGCTGGACATCCTGCGGCGCGGCGGTACGGCCATCGACGCGGCGGTGGCCACGGCCGCCACCCTGGCCGTGGTCTATCCGCAGATGTGCACGCTGGGCGGCGACAATTTCTGGCTCATCTATGACGCCCGCGCGGGCAGGATGAAGGCCCTCAATGCCAGCGGCCGCGCCGGGGAAAAGGCCAGCATCGACTTTTATCGCGGCCGGGGGCTGACAAAGATCCCGGCGCGCGGCTATCTGGCCGCCAATACCGTGCCGGGCGTGGTCTCGGGCTGGGACGAGGCCTGGAAGTACAGCCGGTCGGCCCTGGGCTCGCAGCTCTCCTTCGCCTCCCTGCTGGACACGGCGCGCGAACTGGCGGAGCGGGGCTTCCCGGTCAGCACGTCGCTGGCCTGGTGGAGCAAGGTGGACACGGACCCCACGGATCAGGAGTTCCGTAATCTCCAGCGCTATCCGGGCTTCGCGGCCACCTATCTCAAGGATGGTAAGCCGTACGGGCTGGGCGAGATCATGCGCCTGCCCGAGCTGGCGGCCACGCTGGCCCTGCTGGCGGACAAGGGCGCGGACGAGTTCTACAAGGGGTCCATCGCCGCGGCCATCGCAGCGGACCTGGAAAAGAACGGCGGCCTGCTCACCGCGCGGGATTTCGCCCGGCATACGGCCGACTGGGTGGAGCCCATCTCCGTGCCCTATCGTGATTGCCGTGCCTACAACTTCCCGCCCAACACCCAGGGCATGGCCTCGCTGGAGATCCTGAACATCCTCAACAATTTCGACCTGTCGCGGATACAGGAAGGCAGCGCGGACTATTACCACCTCATCATCGAGGCCACCAAGGAGGCCTTCCTCGACCGCGATACCTACCTTTCCGACCCGGCCTTCGTGGACATCCCGCTGGAGCGCCTGCTCTCGGCCGGGCACGGCAAGCGGCAGGCCGCCCGCATCCGCATGGACAGGGCCGCCAGCAACCTTGCGCCCCTGGACCCCAAGGGCGATACCATCTGGCTGGGCGTGGTGGACGGTCAGGGCAATGCCGTTTCCCTCATCCAGAGCATCTACCATGACTTCGGTTCCGGCATCGTGCCCCGGGGCACGGGGGTGCTGCTCCAGAACCGGGGCAGCTTCTTCTCCCTCGACCCCGCGCACGTCAATTGCCTCGAGCCCGGCAAGCGCACCTTCCACACCCTGAACCCGGCCATGCTGCTCAGGGACGGCAAGCCCTTCCTGGTCTACGGCACCATGGGCGGCGAGGGACAGCCCCAGACGCAGGCCGCCATCGCCACCCGCGTGCTGGATTACGGCATGACCCCGCAGGAAGCCATCGACGCGCCCCGCTGGCTGTACGGCCGCACCTGGGGCAAGGCCAGCAACGACCTCAAGCTGGAAGGCCGCATCCCCGCTGACGTGGCCGACGAGCTGGCCCGGCGCGGGCACCCCGTGCGCCGGGTGGAGGACTATACCGATACCATGGGCCATGCGGGCGCCATCCGCATCGACCCGCAGACCGGCGTGCTCCAGGGCGGTACGGACCCGCGCGGCGA